A genomic segment from Sphingomonas astaxanthinifaciens DSM 22298 encodes:
- a CDS encoding DUF418 domain-containing protein, whose translation MNELGQGERIASLDVIRGVAVMGIFSVNVIAFAMIEGAYFNPAAYGGHTGADLLLWAVNMVVIDGKMRSLFSMLFGASMLLVIERAEAGGRSGAAVHYRRMVVLLLFGLAHFYLIWFGDILAAYALTGMLAFVFRKRSPRSLAIWGSVFIALNMALFAAVATSMATFDKAAHLPGATAEQIRSWNQFGLMFYPFPETIAKDIAVHADLGTRLHHMVTRRLAEPFVNSLVTGPETLGLMLLGMAGFKSGFLTGRWDLAAYRRVAVWGLTIGAIAFTLIVVADIATHFYVPVVFGLFIVASAPFRVIMAFGFAALIILLARAGGPLSQRLAAAGRCAFSNYLGTSIIAAFIFYGWGLGLYAQLSRWQAWAVAVPLVWAIMLLWSKPWLERFNYGPLEWAWRSLSRGRLEPMRRRPATLPATA comes from the coding sequence ATGAACGAACTGGGGCAGGGCGAGCGGATCGCCTCGCTGGACGTGATCCGCGGCGTCGCGGTCATGGGCATCTTCTCGGTCAACGTGATCGCCTTCGCGATGATCGAGGGCGCTTACTTCAATCCGGCGGCCTATGGCGGGCACACCGGCGCCGATCTCCTGCTCTGGGCGGTCAACATGGTGGTGATCGACGGCAAGATGCGCAGCCTCTTCTCGATGCTGTTCGGCGCCTCGATGCTGCTGGTGATCGAGCGGGCGGAGGCCGGCGGGCGCTCGGGAGCGGCGGTCCATTATCGCCGGATGGTCGTGCTGCTGCTGTTCGGCCTCGCCCATTTCTACCTAATCTGGTTCGGCGACATTCTCGCCGCTTATGCGCTCACCGGCATGCTCGCCTTCGTCTTCCGCAAGCGCTCGCCGCGGTCGCTGGCGATCTGGGGAAGCGTCTTCATCGCGCTCAACATGGCACTGTTCGCGGCGGTCGCCACCAGCATGGCAACGTTCGACAAGGCCGCGCATCTGCCCGGCGCGACGGCGGAACAGATCCGGTCGTGGAACCAGTTCGGGCTGATGTTCTACCCCTTCCCGGAGACGATCGCGAAGGACATCGCCGTCCACGCGGACTTAGGCACCCGCCTTCACCACATGGTCACCCGGCGCCTCGCCGAGCCGTTCGTGAACAGCCTCGTCACCGGCCCCGAGACGCTCGGCCTGATGCTGCTCGGAATGGCCGGCTTCAAGAGCGGCTTCCTGACCGGACGCTGGGACCTCGCGGCCTACCGCCGGGTCGCCGTCTGGGGCCTCACCATCGGCGCCATCGCCTTCACCCTGATCGTCGTCGCCGACATCGCGACGCATTTCTACGTGCCGGTGGTGTTCGGCCTGTTCATCGTCGCCTCGGCGCCGTTCCGGGTGATCATGGCGTTCGGCTTTGCGGCGCTGATCATCCTGCTGGCGCGCGCGGGCGGACCGCTGTCGCAGCGCCTTGCCGCCGCCGGCCGCTGCGCGTTCAGCAATTATCTGGGCACCAGCATCATCGCTGCGTTCATCTTCTACGGTTGGGGCCTCGGCCTCTACGCCCAACTGTCGCGCTGGCAGGCGTGGGCGGTCGCCGTCCCGCTCGTCTGGGCGATCATGCTGTTGTGGTCGAAGCCCTGGCTCGAGCGCTTCAACTACGGGCCGCTCGAATGGGCCTGGCGGAGCCTGTCGCGGGGGCGGCTCGAGCCGATGCGGCGGCGCCCCGCGACCCTGCCTGCGACGGCCTAG
- a CDS encoding Hpt domain-containing protein, with product MDETGGDIVDWGHFEKARAELGPGFIRILSYFREDGVKSVAAIEQAMREENTVALVMPAHTIKGEARQFGAEPLAKVAELIESTARLCIETRRFPDELVADVVKMRKLFDQTIALFDQATNPLKSRPGAQGGFGRRANNQNFGRI from the coding sequence GTGGACGAAACTGGCGGCGACATCGTCGACTGGGGGCATTTCGAGAAGGCGCGGGCCGAGCTTGGCCCGGGCTTCATCCGGATTCTCTCCTATTTCCGTGAGGACGGGGTTAAGTCGGTCGCCGCGATCGAGCAGGCGATGCGCGAGGAGAATACCGTCGCGCTGGTGATGCCGGCGCACACGATCAAGGGCGAGGCCCGCCAGTTCGGTGCCGAGCCGCTGGCCAAGGTCGCCGAACTGATCGAATCGACCGCGCGGCTGTGCATCGAGACGCGCCGCTTCCCGGACGAGCTGGTCGCCGACGTGGTCAAGATGCGCAAGCTGTTCGACCAGACCATCGCGCTGTTCGACCAGGCCACCAATCCGCTGAAGAGCCGGCCGGGCGCGCAGGGCGGCTTCGGCCGGCGCGCCAACAACCAGAATTTCGGCCGGATCTAG
- the typA gene encoding translational GTPase TypA translates to MELRNVAIIAHVDHGKTTLVDQLFRQSGTFRDNQRVEERAMDSNDLEKERGITILAKCTSVEWADAEGTATRINIVDTPGHADFGAEVERILSMVDGVILLVDAAEGPMPQTKFVTGKALGLGLRPIVVVNKIDRPDARPAEVLDECFDLFLSLDANDEQLDFPVLYASGRNGYAGREDTVRDGDLTPLFETIVSHVPAPGLPIHGEFKMLATLLDRDPFLGRILTGRVESGTLHINQPIRALDVDGHKVEEGRATKIFAFHGLERVPVEQAQAGDIIAIAGLMNATVSNTIATPSVTTPIKARPIDPPTLAMSFAVNDSPYAGRDGDKVQSRVIRERLEREAETNVAIRVTVAHDNDSYEVAGRGELQLGVLIETLRREGFELSISRPRVLFQDGPNGREEPYETVVIDVDDEYSGTVVEKMSQRKAEMTDMRPSGAGKTRLTFSAPSRGLIGYHGEFLSDTRGTGIMNRLFEKYGPHKGVITGRQNGVLISMEKGKAQAYALNALEDRGIMFISPNDDLYEGMIIGENAKPQDLEVNPLKAKQLTNFRASGKDEGIRLTPPRKMTLEQAIAYIQDDELVEVTPKVIRLRKRFLDPHERKRQSRKSEAA, encoded by the coding sequence ATGGAACTCCGCAACGTGGCGATCATCGCCCACGTCGATCATGGCAAGACGACCCTCGTCGATCAGCTCTTCCGCCAGTCCGGCACCTTCCGTGACAACCAGCGCGTCGAAGAGCGCGCGATGGATTCGAACGACCTCGAAAAGGAACGCGGGATCACCATTCTCGCCAAGTGCACCTCGGTCGAGTGGGCCGATGCGGAAGGCACTGCGACCCGAATCAACATCGTCGACACGCCGGGCCACGCCGACTTCGGCGCCGAGGTCGAGCGCATCCTCTCGATGGTCGACGGCGTGATCCTGCTGGTCGACGCCGCCGAAGGCCCGATGCCGCAGACCAAGTTCGTCACCGGCAAGGCGCTCGGCCTCGGCCTCAGGCCGATCGTCGTCGTCAACAAGATCGACCGCCCCGACGCGCGTCCGGCCGAAGTGCTCGACGAATGCTTCGACCTGTTCCTCAGCCTCGACGCCAATGACGAGCAGCTCGATTTCCCGGTGCTCTATGCGTCGGGCCGCAACGGCTATGCCGGGCGGGAGGACACGGTTCGCGACGGCGACCTGACGCCGCTGTTCGAGACCATCGTCAGCCACGTGCCCGCCCCCGGCCTGCCGATCCACGGCGAGTTCAAGATGCTCGCCACCCTGCTCGACCGCGATCCGTTCCTCGGGCGAATCCTCACCGGCCGCGTCGAATCGGGCACGCTCCACATCAACCAGCCGATCCGGGCGCTCGACGTCGATGGCCACAAGGTCGAGGAAGGTCGCGCGACCAAGATCTTCGCCTTCCACGGCCTCGAGCGCGTTCCGGTCGAGCAGGCGCAGGCGGGTGACATCATCGCCATCGCCGGCCTGATGAACGCGACCGTCTCGAACACCATCGCGACACCGTCGGTCACCACCCCGATCAAGGCCCGCCCGATCGATCCGCCGACGCTCGCCATGAGCTTTGCGGTCAACGACAGCCCCTATGCCGGCCGCGATGGCGACAAGGTCCAGAGCCGCGTCATCCGCGAGCGCCTCGAGCGCGAGGCCGAGACCAATGTCGCGATCCGCGTCACCGTCGCGCACGACAACGACAGCTATGAAGTCGCCGGTCGCGGCGAGCTCCAGCTCGGCGTGCTCATCGAGACCCTGCGCCGCGAGGGCTTCGAGCTGTCGATCAGCCGTCCGCGCGTGCTGTTCCAGGATGGCCCGAACGGCCGCGAGGAGCCGTATGAGACCGTCGTGATCGATGTCGACGACGAATACAGCGGCACGGTCGTCGAGAAGATGAGCCAGCGCAAGGCCGAGATGACCGACATGCGTCCCTCGGGCGCCGGCAAGACCCGCCTGACCTTCAGCGCGCCCTCGCGCGGGCTGATCGGCTACCACGGCGAGTTCCTGTCGGACACGCGCGGTACCGGCATCATGAACCGCCTGTTCGAGAAATATGGCCCCCACAAGGGCGTCATCACGGGTCGCCAGAACGGCGTCCTGATCTCGATGGAGAAGGGCAAGGCGCAGGCCTACGCCCTGAACGCGCTCGAAGATCGCGGTATCATGTTCATCTCGCCCAATGATGACCTCTACGAGGGCATGATCATCGGCGAGAATGCCAAGCCGCAGGACCTTGAGGTCAACCCCTTGAAGGCCAAGCAGCTCACCAACTTCCGCGCCAGCGGCAAGGACGAGGGCATCCGCCTGACCCCGCCGCGCAAGATGACGCTCGAGCAGGCGATTGCCTACATCCAGGACGACGAGCTGGTCGAGGTGACCCCTAAGGTCATCCGCCTGCGCAAGCGCTTCCTCGATCCGCACGAGCGCAAGCGCCAGAGCCGCAAGAGCGAAGCGGCCTGA
- a CDS encoding (2Fe-2S)-binding protein: MIVCVCNAIRESQVREAARTGARSPAQAYARCGKKAKCGSCLPFARAIIDEERAAIAANPPAAAA; this comes from the coding sequence ATGATCGTTTGTGTCTGCAATGCGATTCGGGAAAGCCAAGTCCGCGAGGCCGCGCGCACCGGCGCGCGTTCGCCCGCCCAAGCCTATGCCCGCTGCGGAAAGAAGGCCAAGTGCGGGAGCTGCCTGCCCTTCGCCCGGGCGATCATCGACGAGGAACGCGCCGCCATCGCCGCCAACCCGCCGGCCGCCGCCGCCTAG
- the der gene encoding ribosome biogenesis GTPase Der: MPLPIVAIVGRPNVGKSTLFNRLVGKRVALVDDRPGVTRDRRVGDAHLLGLEFQVMDTAGFEDEDPSSLPGRMRRQTEAAVREADAALFIVDAREGVTPLDEEIARWLRAEDTPVIVAANKAEGRQGEAGRIEAFSLGFGEPIALSAEHGEGLVDLFESLRPYVEREEEEEEEELAPEDPARPLHLAIVGRPNAGKSTLVNKMLGEDRMITGPEAGITRDSISLDWEWQGRKVKLVDTAGLRKRAKVEDKLEKLSVMDTRRAIDMAEVVVLLLDATRGLEVQDLKIASQVIDEGRALVIALNKWDVAEHASSLFNGVKGALEEGLSQLKDVPLLTVSAATGKGIDQLLGAAFTIREGWNRRVSTGELNRWFEAAVEQNPPPAPGGKRIKLRYITQVKARPPSFVVFGTRVDQLPESYRRYLLNSLRKAFDLGAVPLRMNLRAPKNPFDER; the protein is encoded by the coding sequence ATGCCCCTACCCATCGTCGCCATCGTCGGGCGCCCGAACGTGGGCAAGTCGACCCTGTTCAATCGCCTCGTCGGCAAGCGCGTCGCGCTGGTCGACGACCGCCCGGGCGTGACCCGCGACCGGCGAGTGGGTGATGCCCACCTCCTCGGGCTCGAATTCCAAGTGATGGATACCGCCGGCTTCGAGGACGAGGACCCTTCGAGCCTGCCCGGGCGGATGCGGCGCCAGACCGAGGCCGCCGTTCGCGAGGCCGATGCCGCCCTGTTCATCGTCGACGCGCGCGAGGGCGTGACGCCGCTCGACGAGGAGATCGCCCGCTGGCTCCGTGCCGAGGACACGCCGGTGATCGTCGCCGCCAACAAGGCCGAGGGACGGCAGGGCGAAGCGGGACGGATCGAGGCTTTCTCGCTCGGTTTCGGCGAGCCGATCGCGCTGTCGGCCGAGCATGGCGAAGGGCTGGTCGATCTGTTCGAATCCTTGCGCCCCTATGTCGAGCGCGAGGAGGAAGAGGAAGAAGAGGAGCTGGCGCCCGAGGATCCGGCGCGGCCGCTCCACCTCGCCATCGTCGGCCGGCCGAACGCGGGCAAGTCGACGCTCGTCAACAAGATGCTCGGCGAGGACCGGATGATCACCGGGCCCGAGGCCGGGATCACGCGCGATTCGATCAGCCTCGACTGGGAGTGGCAGGGCCGCAAGGTGAAGCTGGTCGACACCGCGGGCCTGCGGAAGCGCGCCAAGGTCGAGGACAAGCTCGAGAAATTGTCGGTGATGGACACCCGCCGGGCGATCGACATGGCCGAGGTGGTGGTGCTGCTGCTCGACGCGACCCGCGGGCTCGAGGTGCAGGATTTGAAGATCGCGAGCCAGGTGATCGACGAGGGCCGCGCCTTGGTGATCGCCTTGAACAAGTGGGACGTCGCCGAACATGCCTCGTCGCTGTTCAACGGGGTCAAGGGCGCGCTCGAGGAGGGGCTCAGCCAATTGAAGGACGTGCCGCTGCTGACCGTCTCGGCGGCGACCGGCAAGGGGATCGACCAGCTGCTGGGCGCGGCCTTCACCATCCGCGAGGGCTGGAACCGGCGTGTCTCGACCGGCGAACTCAACCGCTGGTTCGAGGCCGCGGTCGAGCAGAACCCGCCCCCAGCCCCCGGCGGCAAGCGGATCAAGCTGCGCTACATCACGCAGGTGAAGGCGCGGCCGCCGAGCTTCGTCGTGTTCGGGACCCGCGTCGACCAGCTCCCCGAAAGCTATCGCCGCTACCTGCTCAACAGCCTGCGCAAGGCGTTCGACCTCGGCGCGGTGCCGCTGCGGATGAACCTGCGCGCGCCCAAGAACCCGTTCGACGAGCGCTAA
- a CDS encoding cell wall hydrolase, with product MIKRLPLGLVPATASLFLLVGASPVSAQLATIAATPTTSAAVVAAPSMSTPIAATSVAAPALPTAVNAAQGRAAILSATPRPASGLTPPTGAQDVRPAVTHASLWPLMYARMNGAALSEQEECIAIAVYHEARGEPFDGQLAVAEVIMNRAASGLYPASWCEVVKQPWQFSFVNPRSGKMPAVNRSSASWSYAQAITRIAVSKAADALPSDVLWYHADYVAPSWGRRLAMVEKIGAHLFYRAFARS from the coding sequence TTGATCAAGCGACTGCCGCTCGGCCTCGTGCCGGCGACTGCCTCCCTGTTTCTGCTGGTCGGTGCCAGCCCCGTTTCGGCCCAGCTGGCGACAATCGCCGCGACGCCGACCACCAGCGCGGCCGTCGTCGCCGCACCATCGATGTCCACCCCGATCGCCGCGACCAGCGTTGCGGCCCCGGCGCTTCCCACTGCGGTCAATGCGGCCCAGGGCCGTGCCGCCATCCTCTCGGCCACCCCGCGTCCGGCGAGCGGCCTGACTCCGCCGACCGGCGCCCAGGACGTCCGCCCCGCCGTGACCCACGCCTCGCTCTGGCCGCTGATGTACGCCCGAATGAACGGCGCTGCGCTCAGCGAGCAGGAAGAGTGCATCGCGATCGCCGTCTATCACGAGGCGCGGGGCGAGCCGTTTGACGGCCAGCTCGCGGTGGCCGAAGTGATCATGAACCGCGCCGCCTCGGGTCTTTACCCGGCGAGCTGGTGCGAGGTGGTGAAGCAGCCCTGGCAGTTCAGCTTCGTCAATCCGCGCTCGGGCAAGATGCCCGCGGTCAACCGCTCGAGCGCTTCCTGGTCCTATGCCCAGGCGATCACCCGCATCGCGGTCAGCAAGGCCGCCGACGCGCTGCCTTCCGACGTCCTTTGGTATCACGCCGATTATGTCGCGCCGAGTTGGGGCCGCCGCCTCGCCATGGTCGAGAAGATCGGCGCACACCTTTTCTACCGGGCCTTCGCCCGCAGTTAA
- a CDS encoding tetratricopeptide repeat protein, producing MALAPGETSETFIREVDENLRRDQAEAVFKRYGKLFIAAAVLLLLAVGGYLFWQNRQTEKAAANSETFSAILEDVGKRNTATAPQRLDALAADANGSMTGAARLTRAALALQNGDRQTAIAQYREIAANDDIPQTYRDSATIRLTQLEYDTLKPADVIARLQPLAVKDNAWFGTAGELTALAMIKSNRRQEAATLLTAIAGEKSVPETIRARAGELASGLSIPAAPAAR from the coding sequence TTGGCTCTGGCTCCCGGCGAAACCAGCGAAACCTTCATCCGCGAAGTCGACGAGAACCTGCGACGCGACCAGGCGGAAGCCGTCTTCAAGCGCTACGGCAAGCTGTTCATCGCCGCGGCGGTGCTGCTGCTGCTGGCGGTGGGCGGCTACCTCTTCTGGCAGAATCGCCAGACCGAGAAGGCGGCCGCGAACAGCGAGACCTTCAGCGCGATCCTCGAGGACGTGGGCAAGCGCAACACCGCGACCGCGCCGCAGCGGCTCGACGCGCTGGCGGCCGACGCCAATGGCAGCATGACCGGCGCGGCCCGCCTGACCCGCGCCGCGCTGGCCCTGCAGAACGGCGACCGGCAGACCGCCATTGCCCAGTATCGCGAGATCGCCGCCAACGACGACATCCCGCAGACCTATCGCGACAGCGCCACCATTCGCCTGACCCAGCTCGAATATGACACGCTGAAGCCCGCCGACGTCATCGCCCGGCTGCAGCCGCTGGCGGTCAAGGACAATGCCTGGTTCGGCACTGCCGGCGAACTGACCGCGCTGGCGATGATCAAGTCGAACCGTCGCCAGGAGGCCGCCACCCTGCTCACCGCCATCGCGGGCGAGAAGAGCGTTCCCGAGACCATCCGCGCCCGGGCCGGGGAGCTCGCCTCGGGCCTCTCCATTCCGGCCGCGCCCGCCGCTCGCTGA
- a CDS encoding MFS transporter: protein MASRHSRPALPRSVWVLGFVSLFMDLSSEIIHALLPLFITVTLGASVAVLGAIDGVSEATASFAKLAGGRLSDRQQKRKPWILAGYGLAAVTKPLMALATGPWTVLGARLVDRTAKGLRGAPRDALIADDTPADQRGAAYGLRQSLDTIGALLAPIAAAVLMVVLAGDIRSIFWIAVVPAFVSVAIIILYLREPERRSGEAKPQPLLSGFREVDKDCRRIILVAFLFTLARFSESFLVLKGAEAGLSLATAPLVLAVFNLSYVLLSYPAGALGDRRDPRLILSAGIALLIVGNLVLANSTGLVGLVIGVSLWGAHMALTQGLFGKLVADAAPAHLRATTFGLFHVATGFGLLLASLGGGMLWDRDGPAATFLASAAIAAAAGVMLWLLPKPAPIS, encoded by the coding sequence TTGGCTTCACGACATTCCCGCCCCGCCCTTCCCCGCTCGGTCTGGGTGCTGGGGTTCGTCAGCCTGTTCATGGACCTGTCGAGCGAGATCATTCACGCGCTGCTGCCGCTGTTCATCACGGTGACGCTGGGCGCGAGCGTGGCGGTGCTGGGCGCGATCGACGGGGTGTCCGAGGCGACCGCGAGTTTCGCCAAGCTCGCCGGCGGGCGGCTGTCGGACCGGCAGCAGAAGCGCAAGCCGTGGATCCTCGCCGGCTATGGCCTTGCCGCGGTGACCAAGCCGCTGATGGCGCTGGCGACGGGGCCGTGGACGGTGCTCGGCGCACGGCTGGTCGACCGCACCGCCAAGGGCCTGCGCGGGGCGCCGCGCGACGCGCTGATCGCCGACGATACGCCCGCCGACCAGCGCGGCGCGGCTTATGGCCTGAGGCAGAGCCTCGACACCATCGGTGCGCTGCTGGCGCCGATCGCCGCGGCGGTGCTGATGGTCGTGCTGGCCGGCGACATCCGCAGCATCTTCTGGATCGCGGTGGTCCCGGCCTTCGTCTCGGTGGCGATCATCATCCTCTACCTGCGCGAGCCCGAGCGGCGCTCGGGCGAGGCGAAGCCGCAGCCGCTGCTGAGCGGATTCCGCGAGGTCGACAAGGATTGCCGGCGGATCATCCTCGTCGCCTTCCTGTTCACGCTCGCCCGGTTCTCGGAGAGCTTCCTCGTCCTCAAGGGCGCGGAAGCCGGGCTCAGCCTCGCCACCGCGCCGCTGGTGCTCGCGGTGTTCAACCTCTCCTACGTCCTCCTGTCCTATCCTGCGGGTGCGCTCGGCGACCGGCGCGATCCCCGGCTGATCCTGAGCGCGGGAATCGCGCTGCTGATCGTCGGCAATCTGGTGCTGGCGAATTCGACCGGGCTGGTCGGGCTGGTGATCGGCGTGTCGCTGTGGGGGGCGCATATGGCGCTGACCCAAGGTTTGTTCGGGAAACTGGTGGCGGATGCGGCGCCGGCGCATCTGCGCGCGACGACCTTCGGCCTGTTCCATGTCGCGACCGGCTTCGGGCTGCTGCTGGCAAGCCTTGGCGGAGGGATGCTGTGGGACCGCGACGGGCCGGCCGCGACCTTCCTGGCGAGCGCGGCCATCGCGGCCGCCGCCGGCGTGATGCTGTGGCTGCTGCCGAAACCCGCCCCGATTAGTTGA
- the panB gene encoding 3-methyl-2-oxobutanoate hydroxymethyltransferase → MSTFTIDTATSRATPTPVPGKRMTVPGLKGRKVDGRTEQPIVMLTAYTMRMAQLLDPHCEMLLVGDSLGQVIYGLPSTVPVTLEMMCNHGAAVVRGSWHALVAVDMPFGSYEASPEAAFASAARVMKETGCAAVKLEGGEAMAPTIRFLTERGIPVIGHVGLTPQAVNALGGYGARGRSEAEAAKIRADAIAVAEAGAFSVVLEGVMESLATDITRAVPVPTIGIGASAECDGQVLVTEDMLGLFERTPRFVKRYDDLASRIGAAVADYAGEVRARSFPTADQTYRPKA, encoded by the coding sequence TTGAGCACCTTCACCATCGACACCGCGACCAGCCGCGCGACCCCGACCCCGGTCCCGGGCAAAAGGATGACCGTGCCCGGGCTCAAGGGGCGCAAGGTCGACGGGCGCACCGAGCAGCCGATCGTGATGCTGACCGCCTACACGATGCGGATGGCGCAGTTGCTCGACCCGCATTGCGAGATGCTGCTGGTCGGCGACAGCCTGGGGCAGGTGATCTACGGCCTGCCCTCGACCGTCCCGGTGACCCTCGAGATGATGTGCAATCACGGCGCGGCGGTGGTGCGCGGGAGCTGGCACGCGCTGGTCGCGGTCGACATGCCGTTCGGCTCCTACGAGGCGAGTCCCGAAGCCGCCTTCGCCAGTGCGGCGCGGGTGATGAAGGAGACGGGCTGCGCGGCGGTCAAGCTCGAGGGCGGGGAAGCGATGGCACCGACCATCCGCTTCCTGACCGAGCGCGGGATCCCGGTGATCGGCCATGTCGGGCTCACCCCCCAGGCGGTGAATGCGCTCGGCGGCTATGGCGCGCGCGGACGGAGCGAGGCGGAGGCCGCCAAGATCCGCGCCGACGCGATCGCGGTCGCCGAGGCGGGCGCCTTTAGCGTGGTGCTCGAGGGTGTGATGGAAAGCCTTGCGACTGACATCACCCGCGCCGTCCCCGTCCCCACCATCGGGATCGGCGCCTCGGCCGAGTGCGACGGGCAGGTGCTGGTGACCGAGGACATGCTCGGCCTGTTCGAGCGCACGCCGCGGTTCGTGAAGCGCTACGACGACCTTGCCAGCCGGATCGGCGCGGCGGTCGCCGACTATGCCGGCGAGGTCCGGGCGCGCAGCTTCCCGACCGCCGACCAGACCTACCGGCCCAAAGCCTAG
- a CDS encoding PQQ-like beta-propeller repeat protein: MKRNVVTILLAASLLAGCGVVGKSRPKTPVVGDRISVLETDPDVQVDPATAALPFTLPAAVANDSWTQPGGSASKSSGHPALGTTLGQAFDVSIGQGTSLDERLAGGPVIANGTVYTIDTTATVRAFDAATGGLRWASQFGTEKGNSKSLFGGGVSVEGNRVYATNGLGFVAALDTSNGGKVWQVRPGGPLRGAPTVVGDTLYVMSQDNQLYSLKTADGTQNWSATAAVEIAGVFGTGAPAFAQGTVVAGFSSGELNAYRYENGRAVWQDALSRTSISTSVANLSDIDASPVIDGGQVFALGQGGRMVALDLITGQRIWELNLAGIATPWVAGDWVFAVTDDAKVMAIARNTGKIRWINQLAAFEKPKSRRGPISYVGPVLAGGRLIVAGDNGVLINIDPATGAFQSQTNVGAPVSLTPVVANSTLYVLDDKGRLHAYR, translated from the coding sequence ATGAAGCGTAACGTCGTCACTATCCTCCTGGCCGCCTCGCTGCTCGCGGGCTGCGGCGTGGTCGGCAAGTCCCGGCCCAAGACCCCCGTGGTCGGCGACCGTATCTCGGTGCTCGAGACCGATCCCGACGTGCAGGTCGATCCCGCGACCGCCGCCTTGCCCTTCACCTTGCCCGCCGCGGTGGCCAATGACAGCTGGACCCAGCCGGGCGGAAGCGCGTCCAAGTCGAGCGGCCATCCGGCGCTCGGGACCACGCTCGGCCAAGCCTTCGACGTCTCGATCGGCCAGGGCACCAGCCTCGACGAGCGGCTTGCAGGCGGACCGGTGATCGCGAACGGCACGGTCTACACGATCGACACCACCGCCACCGTCCGCGCCTTCGACGCCGCCACCGGCGGGCTGCGCTGGGCGAGCCAGTTCGGCACCGAGAAGGGCAATTCCAAGTCGCTGTTCGGCGGCGGCGTCTCGGTCGAGGGCAACCGCGTCTACGCGACCAACGGCCTCGGCTTCGTCGCGGCGCTCGACACCAGCAATGGCGGCAAGGTGTGGCAGGTCCGCCCCGGCGGCCCCTTGCGCGGCGCCCCGACGGTGGTCGGCGACACGCTCTACGTGATGAGCCAGGACAACCAGCTCTACAGCCTCAAGACCGCCGACGGCACGCAGAACTGGTCGGCCACCGCCGCGGTCGAGATCGCCGGCGTGTTCGGCACCGGCGCCCCGGCCTTCGCGCAGGGGACCGTGGTCGCGGGCTTCTCCTCGGGCGAGCTCAACGCCTATCGCTACGAGAACGGCCGCGCGGTGTGGCAGGACGCGCTGTCGCGCACCTCGATCTCGACCAGCGTCGCCAACCTTTCCGACATCGACGCCTCGCCGGTGATCGACGGCGGGCAAGTGTTCGCGCTCGGCCAGGGTGGCCGGATGGTCGCGCTCGACCTCATCACCGGGCAGCGCATCTGGGAATTGAACCTCGCCGGGATCGCCACGCCGTGGGTCGCGGGCGACTGGGTGTTCGCGGTGACCGACGACGCCAAGGTGATGGCGATCGCCCGCAACACCGGCAAGATCCGCTGGATCAACCAGCTGGCGGCGTTCGAGAAGCCGAAGTCGCGGCGCGGGCCGATCTCCTATGTCGGCCCGGTGCTGGCGGGCGGACGGCTGATCGTCGCTGGCGACAATGGCGTCCTCATCAACATCGATCCGGCGACGGGCGCCTTCCAGAGCCAGACCAATGTCGGCGCTCCGGTCAGCCTGACCCCGGTGGTCGCCAACAGCACGCTTTACGTCCTCGACGACAAGGGCCGGCTGCACGCCTATCGTTGA
- the bfr gene encoding bacterioferritin — translation MKGEPRVIELLNEALKAELTAINQYWLHYRLLDNWGLHKLADYERHESIDEMKHADRFAERILFLEGLPNFQMLGRLRVGETVEEILKADLEAEYEAAKMYREAVQVCEEVRDYVSRDLFAEVLKDEEGHIDFLETQFEMIARMGLQNYVQLHSKPAEAH, via the coding sequence ATGAAGGGCGAACCCAGGGTCATCGAGCTGCTCAACGAAGCGCTCAAGGCGGAACTCACCGCGATCAACCAATATTGGCTGCACTATCGGCTGCTCGACAATTGGGGGCTGCACAAGCTCGCCGATTATGAGCGGCACGAGAGCATCGACGAGATGAAGCATGCCGACCGCTTCGCCGAGCGGATCCTGTTCCTCGAGGGGCTGCCCAATTTCCAGATGCTCGGCCGCCTGCGCGTCGGCGAGACGGTCGAGGAGATCCTCAAGGCCGACCTCGAAGCCGAATATGAGGCCGCCAAGATGTATCGCGAGGCGGTCCAGGTCTGCGAGGAGGTTCGCGACTATGTCTCCCGCGACCTGTTCGCCGAGGTGCTGAAGGACGAGGAAGGCCATATCGACTTTCTCGAGACCCAGTTCGAGATGATCGCCCGCATGGGCCTCCAGAACTACGTCCAGCTCCACTCCAAGCCGGCCGAGGCGCACTGA